Proteins from one Flavobacterium sp. N2038 genomic window:
- a CDS encoding LysR substrate-binding domain-containing protein, whose product MTITQLQYVLAVAEHKNFTLAAEKCFVTQPTLSMQIQKIEEELNILIFDRSKKPIQLTDIGQKIVNQAKNIVNEADRIKDIVEQQKGFIGGEFRLGIIPTIMPTLLPMFLNNFIKKYPKVKLLIEELNTDEIIVKLKNGHLDAAIAATPLEDEKIKEIVLYFEPFVAYIPEHHASFQKEEIEVTDLNLNEILLLQDGHCFRDGILNLCKNGTDIEQNNFQIQSGSFETLIKLADEGLGTTLLPYLHTLDLKESDKLKLRNFKEPKPAREVSLIYPKSELKMQIIDALRSTISGVVKGAIVFQNVQIISPLQKK is encoded by the coding sequence ATGACTATAACACAACTACAATATGTATTAGCAGTTGCCGAACATAAGAATTTTACCCTTGCTGCCGAAAAATGCTTTGTAACGCAGCCAACCTTAAGTATGCAAATTCAGAAAATTGAAGAAGAACTTAATATTTTAATTTTTGATCGAAGCAAAAAACCAATTCAGCTTACTGATATTGGCCAAAAAATTGTAAATCAAGCCAAAAATATCGTAAACGAAGCTGATAGAATTAAAGATATTGTAGAACAACAAAAAGGTTTTATTGGTGGTGAATTCCGTTTGGGTATTATCCCGACCATTATGCCAACGCTTTTACCTATGTTTCTTAATAATTTTATTAAAAAATATCCAAAAGTTAAGCTCTTAATTGAGGAGCTTAATACTGATGAAATTATTGTAAAATTAAAAAATGGTCATCTTGATGCTGCCATTGCCGCAACGCCTCTTGAAGATGAAAAAATCAAGGAAATTGTTCTTTATTTTGAGCCTTTTGTAGCTTATATTCCTGAGCACCACGCCAGTTTTCAGAAAGAAGAAATTGAGGTGACGGATTTAAACCTAAATGAAATTTTACTTTTACAGGACGGGCATTGTTTTAGAGACGGAATTTTAAATTTATGTAAAAACGGGACTGATATCGAACAAAATAATTTTCAGATTCAAAGTGGAAGTTTTGAAACCTTAATTAAATTAGCCGACGAAGGTCTTGGTACAACATTACTTCCGTATTTGCACACCTTAGATCTAAAAGAATCCGATAAACTAAAACTGCGTAATTTTAAGGAACCAAAACCCGCTCGTGAGGTAAGCTTAATCTACCCTAAAAGCGAATTAAAAATGCAAATCATTGATGCATTAAGATCTACAATCTCCGGAGTAGTAAAAGGAGCCATTGTTTTTCAAAATGTTCAAATCATTAGTCCACTACAAAAGAAATAA
- a CDS encoding sensor of ECF-type sigma factor, whose amino-acid sequence MKIKNILPILLFLVSFSFYAQNGKTDEKREKIKAYKVSFLTTELELTPTEAEKFWPIYNAYDDKQFELRHQKMKTFMKQLDDDKINSISEKEAAVLLSQMESTDKELYVLRDKYNSNLKKILSAKKILKLKKSEDDFNRKLLKQYRDKAAAKD is encoded by the coding sequence ATGAAAATCAAAAATATACTACCGATACTTCTATTTTTAGTAAGTTTTTCATTTTATGCACAAAATGGAAAAACAGATGAAAAACGCGAAAAGATTAAAGCTTACAAAGTTTCCTTTTTAACGACCGAATTAGAATTAACTCCAACAGAAGCTGAGAAATTTTGGCCTATTTACAATGCTTATGATGATAAGCAGTTTGAATTGAGACATCAAAAGATGAAAACCTTTATGAAACAGCTTGACGATGACAAGATCAACTCTATTTCAGAAAAAGAAGCGGCTGTTTTGCTTTCTCAAATGGAAAGTACAGATAAAGAACTTTATGTTTTACGTGATAAATACAATTCAAACCTCAAAAAAATACTTTCAGCAAAGAAAATATTGAAGCTAAAAAAATCTGAAGACGATTTTAATCGAAAATTATTAAAACAATATCGAGATAAAGCCGCCGCGAAAGATTAA
- a CDS encoding nucleoside triphosphate pyrophosphohydrolase family protein, giving the protein MKKQLDAVTEFHTAFRIGHSQSPIADLGATKKMLRYNLMKEENEEYLEAVQNNDLVEIADALGDMMYILCGTIIEHGLQDKIEAVFDEIQRSNMSKLGEDGQPIYREDGKVMKGPNYFKPDFSKLL; this is encoded by the coding sequence ATGAAGAAACAACTTGATGCAGTTACTGAATTTCATACTGCTTTTAGAATAGGTCATAGCCAAAGTCCAATTGCTGATTTGGGTGCAACAAAAAAAATGCTTCGTTATAATTTGATGAAAGAAGAAAATGAAGAATATCTTGAAGCAGTTCAGAATAATGATTTAGTTGAAATCGCTGATGCACTGGGCGATATGATGTATATTTTGTGCGGAACTATTATTGAACATGGTTTACAGGATAAAATTGAAGCTGTTTTTGATGAGATTCAACGTAGTAATATGAGTAAGCTTGGAGAAGACGGGCAGCCGATATATCGTGAAGATGGTAAAGTAATGAAAGGGCCTAATTATTTTAAACCCGATTTTTCGAAGTTACTATAA
- a CDS encoding WD40/YVTN/BNR-like repeat-containing protein produces the protein MKKIILFCGAFVLFVSFKSLTNREEEVVNGGFVSMQTEVLFQDKISIRAIAIDNNRVWYGADNSRFGYFDLNKREKFEDHIYRDTLNLEFRSIAQTSKSVFLLSVGNPALLYQVSKKDQKVKLVYKEINSKVFYDSMQFWNDKEGIAIGDPTEDTFSIIVTRDGGETWTKLLSDKLPTNTTGEAAFAASNTNIVIKGNDTWLVSGGKKARVFYSPDKAKTWKVVETPIVQGKEMTGIFTADFYDSKNGFAAGGDYDYPTINSDNKIITKDGGKTWELIGQNQGFGYASCIQYVPGSNAKELVCVGASGIQYSQDSGATWKQLSDESKLFTIRFINKNTAIAAGYNKMIRITFI, from the coding sequence ATGAAAAAAATAATTTTGTTTTGTGGCGCTTTTGTCTTATTTGTGTCTTTTAAATCTTTGACTAACAGAGAAGAAGAAGTTGTAAATGGTGGTTTTGTTTCAATGCAGACAGAGGTTTTATTTCAGGATAAAATTAGTATTCGAGCTATTGCAATAGATAATAACAGAGTATGGTATGGGGCAGATAATTCTCGCTTTGGTTATTTTGATTTAAATAAAAGAGAAAAATTTGAAGATCATATTTATCGCGACACTTTAAATCTTGAATTTAGAAGTATTGCGCAGACTTCTAAAAGTGTGTTTTTATTAAGTGTTGGAAATCCGGCTCTATTGTATCAGGTTTCTAAAAAAGATCAAAAAGTTAAATTAGTTTACAAAGAGATAAATTCTAAAGTCTTTTACGATAGCATGCAATTCTGGAATGATAAAGAAGGAATCGCTATTGGAGATCCGACTGAAGATACTTTTTCTATAATTGTTACTCGTGATGGAGGAGAAACCTGGACTAAATTGTTGTCAGATAAATTGCCTACTAATACCACAGGTGAAGCTGCTTTTGCGGCAAGTAATACCAATATTGTAATAAAAGGAAATGATACCTGGCTGGTTTCGGGAGGAAAAAAAGCACGTGTTTTTTATTCGCCGGATAAAGCAAAGACATGGAAAGTGGTTGAAACACCTATTGTTCAGGGTAAAGAAATGACAGGAATTTTTACGGCCGATTTCTATGATTCTAAAAACGGATTTGCGGCCGGAGGGGATTATGATTACCCGACCATTAATTCAGATAATAAGATTATTACAAAAGATGGAGGAAAAACTTGGGAGTTAATAGGGCAAAATCAAGGATTTGGATATGCTTCATGCATACAATATGTTCCTGGAAGTAATGCTAAAGAGCTTGTTTGCGTTGGAGCTTCCGGTATTCAGTATTCTCAGGATAGTGGAGCAACATGGAAACAGTTATCTGATGAATCTAAACTTTTTACAATTCGATTTATTAATAAAAACACTGCTATTGCTGCAGGTTATAATAAAATGATTCGAATTACTTTTATATAA
- a CDS encoding branched-chain amino acid aminotransferase produces MSTTQTSKIEIRKATSSKISSVDFENLSFGAVFTDHLLECDYKNGQWQTPVIKPYAPILMDPSSKVFHYGQAIFEGMKAYKDENNDVWLFRPDENYKRFNNSAVRMAMPEVPEDVFMEGLNELLKIDQEWIQRGNGASMYIRPFMIATGPGVIANPSDEYKFMILLSPAKSYYGGEVKVIIAEHYSRAANGGIGAAKAAGNYAAQFYPTNLANKDGFQQVIWTDDATHTKLEEAGTMNVFFRINDTLMTAPTSERILDGITRKSLIAMAEKEGLNVEVRPVIVSELVEAAKNGSLKEIFGAGTAAVISVIKGFSYKGEYYEMAPIENSYASFLKEKLTSLQNKLSEDTYGWTVKVQ; encoded by the coding sequence ATGAGTACAACTCAAACAAGCAAAATTGAAATCAGAAAAGCTACTTCTTCTAAGATAAGCTCTGTAGACTTTGAAAACTTAAGCTTTGGTGCTGTATTTACAGACCATTTATTAGAATGTGATTATAAAAACGGACAGTGGCAGACTCCGGTCATTAAGCCATATGCTCCAATTTTAATGGATCCATCTTCAAAAGTCTTCCATTATGGACAAGCCATTTTTGAAGGAATGAAAGCTTATAAAGATGAGAACAATGATGTTTGGTTATTCAGACCTGATGAAAATTATAAACGTTTCAACAATTCTGCTGTACGTATGGCTATGCCAGAAGTTCCGGAAGATGTATTTATGGAAGGTTTAAATGAATTATTAAAGATTGATCAGGAATGGATTCAAAGAGGAAACGGAGCAAGTATGTACATCCGTCCTTTTATGATTGCTACAGGACCAGGAGTTATTGCAAACCCTTCTGACGAATATAAATTCATGATCTTACTTTCTCCTGCAAAATCATATTATGGAGGCGAAGTAAAAGTAATTATTGCAGAGCATTACAGTAGAGCTGCAAATGGCGGAATTGGTGCTGCAAAAGCAGCAGGGAACTATGCTGCACAGTTTTACCCAACTAACTTAGCAAACAAAGACGGTTTCCAACAAGTTATCTGGACTGACGATGCTACACACACTAAACTAGAGGAAGCTGGAACAATGAACGTTTTCTTTAGAATTAATGATACTTTAATGACTGCTCCAACAAGCGAAAGAATTTTGGATGGTATTACCAGAAAAAGTTTAATTGCAATGGCAGAAAAAGAAGGTCTAAATGTTGAAGTTCGTCCGGTTATTGTTTCAGAATTAGTTGAAGCAGCTAAAAACGGATCTTTAAAAGAAATCTTTGGAGCTGGTACTGCAGCAGTTATCAGCGTTATTAAAGGATTCTCATATAAAGGTGAATATTATGAAATGGCTCCAATCGAGAATTCATACGCTTCATTCTTGAAAGAAAAACTAACAAGTCTTCAAAACAAGCTTTCTGAAGATACTTATGGATGGACTGTTAAGGTTCAGTAA
- a CDS encoding Dps family protein, translating into MKTNILGLPVKESELLVKELNVLLSNFQVYYQNLRGIHWNIRGKRFFDLHVKFEELYTDAQLKIDMIAERVLTIGGTPLHTFEDYIKNNKLAVGKNISNDEKAVHLIVNSLSDLLKIEREILNQSAEINDEGTNSMMSDFIAEQEKTIWMMNAWLEEEL; encoded by the coding sequence ATGAAAACAAATATTTTAGGATTACCTGTAAAAGAATCAGAGTTATTAGTAAAAGAATTAAATGTTTTATTGTCTAATTTTCAAGTATATTATCAAAATTTGAGAGGAATTCACTGGAATATTCGTGGAAAACGTTTCTTTGATTTACACGTGAAATTTGAAGAATTATACACAGATGCTCAATTAAAAATAGATATGATAGCCGAAAGAGTTTTAACAATAGGAGGAACTCCATTACATACGTTTGAAGATTATATCAAAAACAACAAATTAGCTGTTGGAAAAAATATTTCAAATGACGAAAAAGCAGTTCATTTGATTGTGAATTCATTATCAGATTTGTTAAAAATTGAGAGAGAAATACTGAATCAATCTGCCGAAATCAATGATGAAGGAACAAATTCTATGATGAGTGACTTCATTGCAGAGCAGGAAAAAACAATTTGGATGATGAATGCATGGCTTGAAGAAGAGCTTTAA
- a CDS encoding SRPBCC family protein, translating into MKILKYLFLLALLSLVALTVFVATQKGIFSVERSKVINSPRATVYNYVNDFRNYEDFESWALEDPSIQMTYPNKTSGNGASFYWTGNQGTGNAITLKTKEGESIHQKMKYDGTEADVNWTFKDTLGGKTKVTWKAKGTMSFLFKIYTALNGGSDNIIGTIYEKTLVNIDKNLDYETKTFAVKVDGVVQKNETAYIKQTFTSEIQKVNKNARIVIPKLIQFSETNGLSITGKPFVIYHTYDTTTGLAKISICLPINKEISTSSGSDILAGKLNGFDAVKTTLTGDYSHTNEAITKTKAYINNEKIIPDLSWSHLEILTVSKLDVKSPSKLVTEVYFPIKPKVVPATTVPVGTPVYGTETETETETGTEAAAPKPVATKPVAAKPATPKPAAPKPAPTTTKEEESEF; encoded by the coding sequence ATGAAGATTCTAAAATATTTATTTCTTTTAGCATTATTAAGCCTAGTTGCACTTACTGTTTTTGTTGCTACCCAAAAGGGTATTTTTTCTGTAGAAAGAAGTAAAGTAATCAATTCACCTAGAGCTACTGTGTACAACTATGTAAATGATTTTAGAAATTACGAAGATTTTGAGTCTTGGGCACTTGAAGATCCTTCAATTCAAATGACTTATCCGAATAAAACAAGCGGAAACGGAGCATCTTTTTACTGGACTGGCAATCAAGGCACTGGAAACGCTATTACTTTAAAAACCAAAGAAGGAGAAAGTATTCACCAAAAAATGAAATATGACGGAACAGAAGCTGATGTTAACTGGACTTTTAAAGATACTTTAGGCGGAAAAACTAAAGTAACCTGGAAAGCTAAAGGAACCATGAGCTTTTTGTTTAAGATTTATACAGCGCTAAATGGCGGCTCTGATAATATTATCGGAACGATTTATGAAAAAACGCTTGTAAACATTGACAAAAATCTGGATTACGAAACCAAGACATTTGCTGTAAAAGTAGATGGGGTTGTGCAAAAAAACGAAACTGCCTATATTAAGCAAACATTTACAAGCGAAATCCAAAAAGTAAATAAAAATGCCCGAATTGTTATTCCGAAACTTATCCAGTTTAGCGAAACAAACGGTTTAAGCATTACAGGAAAACCATTTGTAATTTACCATACTTACGATACTACAACCGGATTAGCAAAAATTTCAATCTGTTTACCTATTAACAAAGAAATCTCTACAAGTTCAGGGAGTGATATTTTAGCTGGAAAACTAAATGGATTTGACGCTGTTAAAACAACCTTAACAGGCGATTATTCGCATACCAATGAAGCTATTACAAAAACTAAAGCTTATATTAATAACGAAAAAATTATTCCAGACCTAAGCTGGTCGCATCTTGAGATTTTGACAGTAAGCAAGTTAGATGTAAAAAGTCCATCGAAATTAGTAACAGAAGTTTATTTTCCAATTAAACCAAAAGTAGTTCCTGCTACTACTGTTCCTGTTGGAACACCTGTTTATGGAACTGAAACGGAGACAGAAACTGAAACCGGAACAGAAGCAGCCGCTCCAAAACCTGTAGCCACTAAACCCGTAGCAGCAAAACCTGCAACACCAAAACCAGCAGCACCAAAACCTGCTCCAACTACAACAAAAGAAGAAGAATCAGAATTTTAA
- a CDS encoding KUP/HAK/KT family potassium transporter, with the protein MSASHKNLHSKLSIGGLLITLGIIYGDIGTSPLYVMKAILGEHIINADIVLGGISCVFWTLTLQTTIKYVLITLSADNHGEGGIFALYALVKKTKIQWLIVPAIIGGSALLADGIITPPISISSAVEGIRAFYPTMETETIVYIVISILFVLFTIQQFGTKLVGKFFAPMMLIWFAMLGTLGAIQVFHYPEVIKAINPYYAYHLLSIHPDGFFVLGFVFLCTTGAEALYSDMGHCGRKNIRISWMFVKATLVLNYFGQAAYLTHHEGSTLQQLGGENGNPFYLIMPHWFLPFGIVVATLAAVIASQALISGSFTLINEAMRLNFWPKVKIKYPTEVKGQLYIPSINWLLFFGCVGIVLHFQKSGNMEHAYGLAIILCMIMTTILLNYYLIMKRVKLYFMVPLITIYLLIEFSFLIANITKFAEGGYVTLIIAILLISIMTIWYLAKKINKNYTKVVKIDDYKKVLMELSEDLSIPKYATHLVYMTNASRVDELEEKVIYSILQKRPKRADIYWFVHVNILTEPYKTQYKVTEIAKDDIYRIDFNLGFREPTKINLMFREVIRDMVKRGEVDITSRYESLNKNNIIGDFKFVLSEKFLSNDNDLRWHENIIMNSYFFIKKLSLSEERAFGLDSSSVKIEKFPMVLHAPENIGLTRITK; encoded by the coding sequence ATGAGCGCATCGCATAAAAACTTACACAGTAAGTTGTCTATAGGGGGTTTATTGATCACATTAGGAATTATTTATGGAGATATTGGTACTTCTCCTTTATATGTAATGAAGGCCATCCTTGGTGAACACATTATTAATGCTGACATTGTTTTAGGCGGAATTTCCTGTGTTTTCTGGACTTTGACTCTACAAACTACGATAAAATATGTACTTATAACCTTAAGCGCGGATAATCATGGTGAGGGAGGAATTTTTGCATTATATGCATTAGTCAAAAAAACTAAAATACAATGGCTCATTGTGCCCGCCATTATTGGAGGAAGTGCCTTACTTGCCGACGGTATTATAACACCACCTATCTCGATTTCATCTGCCGTAGAAGGAATTAGAGCTTTTTATCCTACAATGGAAACTGAAACGATTGTTTATATCGTAATCTCCATTTTATTTGTTTTATTTACTATCCAGCAGTTTGGAACTAAACTGGTTGGAAAGTTTTTTGCTCCAATGATGTTAATTTGGTTCGCTATGTTAGGAACCTTAGGAGCAATTCAGGTGTTTCATTATCCGGAAGTAATAAAAGCTATTAATCCTTATTATGCTTACCATTTATTGTCTATTCATCCTGATGGCTTTTTTGTTCTTGGATTTGTATTCTTATGTACAACAGGAGCTGAAGCATTGTACTCAGATATGGGACACTGTGGTAGAAAAAATATCAGAATCAGTTGGATGTTTGTAAAAGCAACCCTGGTTCTAAATTATTTTGGCCAGGCGGCTTACTTAACACATCATGAAGGTAGTACTTTACAACAATTAGGCGGAGAGAATGGTAATCCATTTTATCTGATTATGCCTCATTGGTTTCTTCCATTCGGAATTGTGGTTGCAACTCTAGCAGCAGTAATCGCTTCTCAAGCCCTTATCAGTGGTTCATTTACATTGATTAATGAGGCTATGCGTTTAAATTTCTGGCCAAAAGTAAAAATCAAATATCCTACCGAAGTAAAAGGACAATTATATATCCCCTCAATCAACTGGTTATTGTTTTTTGGTTGTGTTGGAATCGTTCTTCACTTTCAAAAATCGGGAAATATGGAACACGCATATGGTTTAGCTATCATTTTATGTATGATTATGACAACCATTTTACTTAACTATTATTTAATCATGAAACGTGTAAAACTGTACTTTATGGTACCGTTAATTACGATTTACTTATTGATTGAGTTCAGTTTCCTTATTGCCAACATTACGAAATTTGCAGAAGGTGGTTATGTAACTTTGATCATTGCTATACTACTTATCTCAATAATGACGATTTGGTATCTCGCTAAGAAAATCAACAAAAACTACACGAAAGTTGTTAAGATTGATGATTACAAAAAAGTATTAATGGAGTTGAGCGAAGACTTATCAATACCAAAATATGCTACTCATTTAGTTTATATGACCAATGCAAGTCGCGTAGATGAATTGGAGGAAAAAGTAATTTATTCGATTTTACAAAAACGACCAAAAAGAGCTGATATTTATTGGTTTGTACACGTAAACATTCTAACTGAGCCTTATAAAACACAATATAAAGTTACAGAAATTGCTAAAGACGATATTTACAGAATCGATTTTAATTTAGGTTTTAGAGAACCAACCAAAATCAATCTGATGTTTAGAGAAGTAATTCGTGACATGGTAAAACGTGGCGAAGTAGACATTACAAGCCGTTACGAATCATTGAACAAAAACAATATCATTGGTGACTTTAAATTTGTACTGTCAGAGAAATTCCTTTCAAATGACAATGACCTAAGATGGCATGAGAATATTATCATGAATTCTTATTTCTTTATCAAGAAACTGAGTTTGTCTGAAGAAAGAGCTTTTGGATTAGACAGCAGCTCGGTGAAAATAGAAAAATTCCCAATGGTTCTTCACGCTCCGGAAAACATTGGACTAACAAGAATTACAAAATAA
- a CDS encoding RsmB/NOP family class I SAM-dependent RNA methyltransferase: MRLHRNLVYTTIDSLNAIFNEGEYADKVVARALKKDKRWGSSDRKFVAETIYEIVRWKRLYAEIAEVKEPYDRDNLWRMFAVWAVLRGYPIPDWRQLEGTPERKIKGRFDELSKVRALKESIPDWMDELGVKELGEKVWAKEIAAQNQPAKVILRTNTLKGTKENLRNTLMDLNIETEYLKDQPEALVLKERANVFLTDAFKQGLFEVQDANSQLVAGFLDVKPGMRVVDTCAGAGGKTLHIASLMENKGQLIAMDLYESKLKQLKLRAKRNGAFNIEYRIIDSTKVIKKLHEKADRVLIDAPCSGLGVLKRNPDSKWKLQPEFIDNIRKVQSEVLESYSKIVKPGGKLVYATCSVLPSENQEQVEKFLKTEIGKQFTFIQDRKILASESGFDGFYMALLERKA, from the coding sequence ATGAGATTACACAGAAATTTAGTTTATACTACCATAGATTCTTTGAATGCGATATTCAATGAAGGAGAATATGCAGACAAAGTGGTAGCACGAGCATTAAAAAAAGACAAACGTTGGGGAAGTTCTGACAGGAAGTTTGTTGCTGAAACAATATACGAAATTGTTCGTTGGAAACGTCTGTACGCAGAAATTGCGGAGGTTAAAGAACCTTATGACAGAGATAATTTATGGAGAATGTTTGCGGTTTGGGCAGTTTTAAGAGGATATCCAATTCCTGATTGGAGACAATTAGAAGGAACACCGGAAAGAAAAATAAAAGGTCGTTTTGACGAACTTTCAAAAGTTAGAGCTCTAAAAGAATCTATCCCGGACTGGATGGATGAATTGGGCGTAAAAGAACTTGGCGAAAAAGTTTGGGCTAAAGAAATTGCAGCTCAAAATCAACCTGCAAAAGTTATTTTAAGAACCAATACACTTAAAGGAACTAAAGAGAATCTGAGAAACACTTTGATGGATTTGAATATTGAAACAGAATATTTAAAAGATCAACCGGAAGCTTTAGTTTTAAAAGAAAGAGCAAATGTATTTTTAACAGACGCTTTCAAGCAAGGTCTTTTTGAAGTTCAGGATGCAAACTCACAATTAGTTGCCGGTTTCCTTGACGTAAAACCTGGAATGCGTGTTGTTGATACTTGCGCAGGTGCAGGTGGAAAAACATTGCACATTGCTTCTTTAATGGAAAACAAAGGACAATTAATTGCAATGGATTTGTATGAAAGCAAACTAAAACAATTAAAATTAAGAGCAAAAAGAAATGGTGCTTTTAATATTGAATACCGCATTATTGACTCTACAAAAGTCATCAAAAAACTACATGAAAAAGCAGACCGTGTTTTAATCGATGCGCCTTGTAGTGGTTTAGGTGTTTTAAAAAGAAACCCTGATTCTAAATGGAAATTACAACCTGAATTTATCGATAACATTCGTAAAGTTCAGAGTGAAGTTTTAGAAAGCTATTCTAAAATTGTAAAACCAGGTGGAAAATTAGTTTATGCAACCTGCTCTGTTTTACCATCAGAAAATCAGGAACAGGTTGAGAAATTCTTAAAAACAGAAATCGGAAAACAATTTACATTCATTCAGGATCGTAAAATTTTAGCTTCAGAATCTGGCTTTGACGGATTTTATATGGCACTTTTAGAGCGTAAAGCTTAG
- a CDS encoding RNA polymerase sigma factor, translating to MRDEKEFIQQLLNPQTQNTAFQKLISDYQKPLYSHIRNIVLNHDDTDDVLQNTFVKVFQYLKNFKGESKLFSWMYRIATNEALTFLSQKAKLKGISSEELQNKTIDNLKSDVYFDGDEIQIKLQKAIVTLPEKQQLVFKMKYFEELKYEEIAEILGTSVGALKASYHHAVKKIEIHVTSN from the coding sequence TTGAGAGACGAAAAGGAATTTATACAACAATTATTAAACCCTCAAACGCAAAACACAGCGTTTCAAAAACTTATATCTGATTATCAGAAACCCTTGTATTCTCATATTCGAAACATTGTTTTGAATCATGATGATACAGATGATGTTTTGCAGAACACTTTTGTAAAAGTATTTCAGTACTTAAAAAACTTTAAAGGAGAAAGCAAGCTTTTTTCCTGGATGTATCGAATTGCGACAAATGAAGCTTTGACATTTTTGAGCCAAAAGGCAAAATTAAAAGGAATTTCATCAGAAGAACTACAGAATAAAACAATCGATAATTTAAAATCGGATGTTTATTTTGATGGAGATGAAATTCAGATTAAACTTCAAAAAGCAATAGTAACGCTGCCAGAAAAGCAACAACTTGTATTTAAAATGAAATATTTTGAGGAATTAAAATACGAAGAAATCGCAGAAATACTTGGCACATCTGTCGGAGCATTAAAAGCATCTTACCATCATGCAGTAAAAAAAATTGAAATTCATGTTACATCAAATTAA
- the mnmD gene encoding tRNA (5-methylaminomethyl-2-thiouridine)(34)-methyltransferase MnmD — MKREIIKTLDGSTTIHLEEWNESYHSKHGAIQEAKHVFIKNGLSLFEANPVSILEIGFGTGLNAFITFLESEQKKQRIDYVGVEAYPVNAEEVLAMNYVAELEAEHYSPVFKKMHESEWNKKIEISADFSLTKRKQFFDEIDDYEIFDLIYFDAFGYRVQPELWSTEIFQKMYNSLKPNGVLVTYAARGVVKRSMISVGFTVEKLAGPPGKREMFRAFKKL, encoded by the coding sequence GTGAAAAGAGAAATAATTAAGACGCTAGATGGCTCAACAACAATTCATTTGGAAGAATGGAATGAGAGTTATCATTCAAAACACGGAGCAATTCAGGAAGCGAAGCATGTATTTATTAAAAACGGATTGTCATTATTTGAGGCAAATCCGGTTTCGATTTTAGAAATTGGCTTTGGTACTGGATTAAATGCTTTTATTACTTTTTTAGAATCAGAACAAAAAAAGCAAAGAATCGATTACGTTGGTGTAGAAGCATATCCTGTAAATGCAGAAGAGGTTTTGGCAATGAATTATGTGGCAGAATTGGAAGCGGAACATTATTCTCCGGTTTTTAAAAAAATGCACGAAAGCGAATGGAATAAGAAAATTGAAATTAGTGCGGATTTCTCGTTAACCAAAAGAAAACAATTTTTTGATGAAATTGACGATTATGAAATTTTTGATTTGATTTACTTTGATGCCTTTGGATATCGCGTGCAGCCGGAGTTATGGAGTACCGAAATTTTTCAAAAAATGTACAATAGTTTAAAGCCTAATGGAGTTTTAGTAACATATGCTGCAAGGGGAGTTGTTAAAAGAAGTATGATTTCAGTTGGATTTACAGTCGAAAAATTGGCAGGCCCTCCCGGAAAACGTGAAATGTTTAGAGCTTTTAAAAAGTTATAG